From the genome of Hymenobacter sp. PAMC 26628, one region includes:
- a CDS encoding IS701 family transposase, translating to MKVTAQLYGQFLVSSQVNYTGTYLAEHLEGLTHDNVRYFLKTSHFTPRQLWQQVRPQVVLSARGYVLFDDTVLDKHHSRRIELVRRQYSGNAHGIIAGIGLVTCVYVNPETDQFWLIDYRLFAPATEGKTKLDHVAERLTQLVPRGISYRTVLMDSWYATTALFKWLLAAGKTFYCPLKSNRLVDDSGGQQPYQPVSCLSWSAAEVEVGKILKVKGMPKDCKLKLFRVLVSPHRTDYLLPNEVEPLNTAAAEHESSVRWTIEQFHRELKQLTGVQACQCRLARSQRNHSALAMRAWTRLKQAAYQTQKTVYQLKQGFLDAYMRHELMQPTLAFA from the coding sequence ATGAAAGTGACGGCACAACTTTACGGGCAGTTTTTGGTGAGCAGCCAAGTGAATTACACCGGCACGTACCTGGCCGAGCACTTGGAGGGCCTGACGCACGACAACGTGCGCTACTTTCTCAAGACCAGTCACTTCACGCCGCGCCAGCTCTGGCAGCAGGTGCGCCCGCAGGTGGTGTTGAGCGCGCGGGGCTACGTCCTGTTTGACGACACGGTACTCGACAAGCACCATAGTCGGCGCATCGAGTTGGTGCGCCGCCAGTACAGCGGCAATGCCCACGGCATCATTGCCGGCATCGGCTTGGTCACCTGCGTGTACGTCAACCCCGAAACCGACCAGTTCTGGCTCATTGACTATCGCCTCTTCGCCCCCGCCACCGAGGGCAAGACCAAGCTGGACCACGTGGCCGAGAGGCTGACGCAACTGGTGCCACGTGGCATTTCGTACCGCACGGTGCTCATGGACAGCTGGTACGCGACCACGGCCTTGTTCAAGTGGCTGCTGGCCGCCGGCAAAACGTTTTACTGCCCGCTGAAAAGCAACCGCCTCGTCGACGATTCCGGCGGCCAGCAGCCCTATCAGCCCGTGAGCTGCCTGTCTTGGTCGGCCGCAGAGGTGGAAGTCGGAAAAATCTTGAAAGTGAAGGGCATGCCCAAGGACTGCAAACTGAAACTTTTCCGCGTACTGGTGTCCCCCCACCGGACGGACTACCTCCTCCCCAACGAGGTCGAGCCCTTGAACACGGCCGCTGCCGAACACGAAAGCAGCGTCCGCTGGACGATTGAGCAGTTTCACCGCGAACTCAAGCAACTCACCGGCGTGCAAGCCTGCCAGTGCCGGCTGGCCCGCAGCCAGCGCAACCATAGTGCCCTGGCTATGCGGGCCTGGACCCGCCTCAAACAAGCTGCCTACCAGACCCAAAAGACCGTTTATCAACTTAAACAAGGGTTTTTGGATGCGTATATGCGCCATGAATTAATGCAGCCAACGCTGGCTTTTGCGTAA
- the dnaA gene encoding chromosomal replication initiator protein DnaA — protein MLKDFRTVWAGCLRTIAAEIGEQSFKTWFRPIVPVELKDNVLTIQVPSNYFYDWLEEHYVDELRRALFQELGPAGRLEYSVVVDQGTPLDQPKTLHLPPARKQAAPERDAPPPDARPRPVPGNGPASGPRYYQAAGSNRPVMAPAAATAEAAPRNPFQQARAVDGNLVPSQLNGSYTFDNYIEGDCNRLARSAGIAVANKPGTTSFNPLMVYGGVGLGKTHLVQAIGNHIKATTPERFVLYVSAEKFTNQFIESVKSHKVQDFANFYLQVDVLILDDVQFLADKDKTQEMFFHIFNHLQQSAKQIVLTSDRPPKDLQGLEDRLLSRFKWGLTADVQTPDFETRVAIIRNKMEQDGIDIPAPHVVDYLANSVHTNVRELEGVIASLVAQSSLSRRDIDLEMVKQALRHIIEEVEAEVNLDFIQKTVAAYFNVSVDLLKDKTRKKEVVTARQVAMYFAKHHTSHTLKTIGFHFGGRDHTTVMHSVQTVSDLVDLDKKFRSQVDDLRKKFAK, from the coding sequence ATGCTCAAAGATTTTCGCACCGTTTGGGCAGGCTGTCTGCGCACGATTGCGGCCGAAATCGGTGAGCAAAGCTTTAAGACGTGGTTCCGGCCCATTGTGCCGGTCGAGCTGAAAGACAACGTGCTCACCATCCAGGTGCCGAGCAACTACTTCTACGACTGGCTCGAAGAGCACTACGTGGACGAGCTACGCCGGGCCCTGTTTCAGGAATTGGGGCCCGCCGGGCGGCTGGAGTACAGCGTGGTGGTGGACCAGGGCACGCCCCTCGACCAGCCCAAAACGCTGCACCTGCCCCCGGCCCGCAAGCAAGCGGCCCCCGAGCGCGACGCCCCGCCGCCCGACGCACGGCCCCGCCCCGTGCCCGGCAACGGCCCCGCCAGCGGCCCGCGCTACTACCAGGCCGCCGGCAGCAACCGCCCCGTGATGGCCCCCGCCGCTGCGACCGCCGAAGCCGCCCCGCGCAACCCCTTCCAGCAGGCGCGCGCCGTGGACGGCAACCTGGTGCCCTCGCAGCTCAACGGCTCCTACACGTTCGACAACTACATCGAAGGCGACTGCAACCGCCTGGCCCGCTCGGCGGGCATTGCCGTGGCCAACAAGCCGGGCACCACCAGCTTCAACCCGCTGATGGTGTACGGCGGCGTAGGCCTGGGCAAAACCCACCTGGTGCAGGCCATCGGCAACCACATCAAGGCCACCACGCCCGAGCGGTTTGTGCTCTACGTGTCGGCCGAGAAGTTCACGAACCAGTTCATCGAGAGCGTGAAGTCGCACAAGGTGCAGGACTTCGCCAACTTCTACCTGCAAGTAGACGTGCTGATTCTGGACGACGTGCAGTTCTTGGCTGACAAGGACAAAACCCAGGAAATGTTTTTTCACATTTTCAACCACTTGCAGCAGTCGGCCAAGCAAATTGTGCTTACTTCCGACCGGCCGCCCAAGGACTTGCAAGGCCTGGAAGACCGGCTGCTGTCGCGCTTTAAGTGGGGCCTGACGGCCGACGTGCAAACGCCCGACTTTGAAACCCGTGTGGCCATCATCCGCAACAAGATGGAGCAGGACGGGATTGACATTCCGGCCCCGCACGTGGTAGACTACCTAGCGAACTCGGTGCACACCAACGTGCGCGAGCTGGAGGGCGTAATCGCCTCACTGGTAGCCCAGAGCAGCCTCTCGCGCCGCGACATCGACTTGGAGATGGTGAAGCAGGCCCTGCGCCACATCATTGAAGAAGTGGAGGCAGAGGTGAACCTCGACTTCATCCAGAAAACGGTGGCGGCCTACTTCAACGTGTCGGTGGACCTGCTGAAGGACAAAACCCGCAAAAAGGAAGTGGTGACGGCCCGGCAGGTGGCCATGTACTTCGCCAAGCACCACACCAGCCACACGCTGAAAACCATCGGGTTCCACTTCGGCGGGCGCGACCACACCACCGTTATGCACTCGGTGCAAACGGTGTCGGACCTAGTGGACTTGGACAAGAAATTCCGCAGCCAGGTCGACGACCTGCGCAAGAAATTTGCTAAGTAG
- a CDS encoding methylmalonyl-CoA mutase family protein, with protein sequence MSEPLPAPPVAFTEFAALTTADWQARLARDLKGQDPAVLRWPLPDGLVLEPFYHREALDALGGAPAPLPFPARPWLNVPALPVPASSDGRFEIERAVIALAHGADGVHFELTTASGFDADYLAQRLPLAATFVGYTVAEGPDVLLAHLVAAAPGVALRGFLRFVPLLGPEGGTPPQYAGALRRCVALAQTWPDFRALAVNAAYFGNAGATGGQQLAYGLNTAAALLATLPDAATPLAAVAGALHWHVAVGPSYFPELAKLRALRRLWPTLLHAYGLPPAAAAGLRVHAATATWTQTTLDPHTNLLRATTEAMSAVLGGADSLSVGTFDSLYTAPNEFSGRLARNLSLVLREEAHFGAVQDPAAGSYFVETLTDELARAAWALFQQTEAAGGLPEARSLVLEAVHAAATATFQRIAAGKQVVVGTNRFENRAERFPFNPKKLLRSAAFDTTRAAYPSEVLRLATALHFERRERKSKQAALVLLGAGINRHIEESFYRLLPALERPELAASHPEGTLSFLFSSPEEATLMYATPEQFQRFARFLYRIPVERQVFVPPVLLSSDLATLQEAIRVFGFQEMTVQGYTTEEVLARLQGR encoded by the coding sequence ATGTCCGAACCCCTGCCGGCGCCACCGGTTGCTTTCACCGAATTTGCGGCCCTGACCACCGCCGACTGGCAGGCCCGCCTGGCCCGCGACCTCAAGGGCCAAGACCCGGCTGTGCTGCGCTGGCCCTTGCCCGACGGCCTCGTGCTGGAGCCGTTTTACCACCGCGAGGCCCTCGACGCGTTGGGGGGGGCACCCGCGCCCTTGCCCTTCCCCGCCCGCCCCTGGCTGAACGTACCCGCTCTGCCCGTGCCGGCAAGTTCCGACGGCCGCTTCGAGATTGAGCGCGCTGTAATAGCCCTGGCCCACGGAGCTGATGGCGTGCACTTTGAGCTAACCACGGCTTCGGGGTTTGATGCTGACTACTTGGCCCAGCGGCTGCCGCTGGCGGCCACGTTCGTGGGCTACACCGTGGCCGAGGGCCCCGACGTGTTGCTGGCCCACCTGGTGGCCGCCGCACCCGGCGTGGCGCTGCGCGGCTTCCTGCGGTTTGTGCCGCTGCTGGGCCCCGAGGGCGGCACGCCGCCGCAGTACGCCGGGGCCCTGCGCCGCTGCGTAGCCCTGGCCCAGACCTGGCCCGATTTCCGGGCGCTGGCCGTGAACGCGGCGTACTTCGGCAACGCCGGGGCCACCGGCGGGCAGCAGTTGGCCTACGGCCTGAACACCGCCGCCGCTCTGCTGGCCACCCTGCCCGACGCGGCCACGCCCCTGGCCGCCGTGGCCGGGGCCCTGCACTGGCACGTGGCCGTGGGCCCCAGCTACTTCCCCGAGCTGGCCAAGCTACGGGCCCTGCGCCGCCTTTGGCCCACGCTGCTGCACGCCTACGGCCTGCCGCCCGCGGCGGCCGCTGGCCTGCGCGTGCACGCCGCCACCGCCACCTGGACGCAAACCACCCTCGACCCGCACACCAACCTGCTGCGCGCCACCACCGAAGCCATGAGCGCCGTGCTCGGAGGTGCCGACTCTTTGTCGGTCGGCACGTTCGACAGCTTATATACTGCGCCCAACGAGTTTTCAGGCCGCCTGGCGCGCAACCTCTCGCTGGTGCTGCGCGAGGAAGCCCACTTTGGCGCCGTGCAGGACCCCGCCGCTGGCTCGTACTTCGTCGAAACCCTGACCGACGAGTTAGCCCGCGCCGCCTGGGCCCTGTTCCAGCAAACCGAGGCCGCGGGCGGGCTGCCGGAGGCCCGCTCGCTGGTGCTGGAGGCCGTGCACGCCGCGGCCACGGCCACGTTCCAGCGCATTGCCGCCGGCAAACAAGTAGTGGTGGGCACCAACCGCTTCGAAAACCGCGCCGAGCGCTTCCCCTTCAACCCCAAGAAGTTGCTGCGCTCAGCGGCCTTCGACACCACGCGCGCCGCCTATCCTTCGGAAGTGCTGCGCCTGGCCACGGCCCTGCACTTCGAGCGGCGCGAGCGCAAGAGCAAGCAGGCCGCACTGGTGCTGCTGGGCGCGGGCATAAACCGCCACATCGAGGAGTCGTTCTACCGCTTGCTGCCGGCCCTAGAGCGCCCCGAGCTGGCCGCCAGCCACCCCGAAGGCACGCTCTCGTTCCTGTTTTCGTCGCCCGAAGAGGCCACGCTGATGTACGCCACGCCCGAGCAGTTCCAGCGCTTCGCCCGCTTCCTCTACCGCATCCCAGTCGAGCGCCAAGTATTTGTGCCGCCGGTGCTACTCTCCTCCGACCTCGCCACGTTGCAGGAGGCCATACGCGTGTTCGGCTTCCAAGAAATGACGGTGCAGGGCTACACCACCGAGGAAGTGCTGGCCCGCCTGCAAGGGCGGTAG
- the scpA gene encoding methylmalonyl-CoA mutase — protein MKPDFAAIAYDAAPPQPTPGGPEAPAQSTPEGIALKPCYTAADVAHLDHLGFGAGQAPYLRGPYASMYTQNPWTVRQYAGFSTAEASNAFYRRNLAGGQKGLSVAFDLATHRGYDSDHPRVQGDVGKAGVAIDSVEDMKILFDQIPLEQMSVSMTMNGAVLPVLAFFIVAAEEQGVPPEKLTGTIQNDILKEFMVRNTYIYPPGPSMRIIADIFSYTAARMPKFNSISISGYHMQEAGATADLELAYTLADGLEYVRAGLAVGLPIDDFAPRLSFFWAIGMNHFMEIAKLRAGRLLWAKLMQQFNPQNPKSLALRTHCQTSGYSLTEQDPYNNVARTAIEALAAVLGGTQSLHTNALDEAIALPTDFSARIARNTQLYLQHETDVTKVVDPWGGSYYVETLTHELADRAWALIQEVEQLGGMAKAIETGLPKLRIEEAAARKQARIDAGKEVIVGVNKYQTDEKTEVEVLDIDNDAVRESQLARLTHVKATRDDVAVKVALAALTEAAGLRLADVAAEAQGPEAMPHNLLALAVTAARARATLGEISDALEAMYGRHQATTRTVAGVYSQEMSHNEEFARARAAADAFAATEGRRPRMLVAKMGQDGHDRGAKIIATSFADVGFDVDLAPLFQTPGEVARQAVDNDVHVVGVSSLAAGHKTLLPLLIQELKDQGRPDILVIAGGVIPAQDYQFLFNAGVAGVYGPGTVIAKAAQEILEKLEG, from the coding sequence ATGAAACCCGACTTCGCCGCCATTGCCTACGATGCCGCCCCGCCCCAGCCCACCCCCGGGGGCCCCGAGGCGCCGGCCCAGTCCACGCCCGAAGGCATTGCGCTGAAGCCTTGCTACACCGCCGCCGACGTGGCCCACCTCGACCACCTGGGCTTCGGGGCTGGGCAGGCGCCCTACCTGCGGGGGCCCTACGCCAGCATGTACACCCAAAACCCGTGGACCGTGCGGCAGTACGCGGGCTTTTCGACGGCCGAGGCCAGCAACGCTTTCTACCGCCGCAACCTGGCCGGCGGGCAAAAAGGGCTGAGCGTGGCCTTCGACCTGGCTACCCACCGCGGCTACGACTCGGACCACCCGCGGGTGCAGGGCGACGTGGGCAAGGCCGGCGTGGCCATCGACTCGGTGGAGGACATGAAAATCCTGTTCGACCAGATTCCGCTGGAGCAGATGTCGGTGAGCATGACCATGAACGGGGCCGTGCTGCCGGTGCTGGCCTTCTTCATCGTGGCGGCCGAGGAGCAGGGCGTGCCGCCAGAAAAGCTGACGGGTACCATCCAGAACGACATTCTGAAGGAGTTCATGGTGCGCAACACCTACATCTACCCGCCGGGCCCCAGCATGCGCATCATCGCCGACATTTTTAGCTACACGGCGGCGCGCATGCCCAAGTTCAACTCCATCAGCATCAGCGGCTACCACATGCAGGAAGCCGGCGCCACCGCCGATTTGGAGCTGGCCTACACCTTGGCCGATGGCCTGGAATACGTGCGCGCCGGCCTGGCCGTGGGCCTGCCCATTGATGATTTTGCGCCGCGCCTGTCCTTTTTCTGGGCCATCGGCATGAACCACTTCATGGAAATTGCTAAGCTGCGGGCTGGCCGCCTGCTGTGGGCCAAGCTCATGCAGCAGTTCAACCCCCAAAATCCCAAGAGCCTGGCCCTACGCACCCACTGCCAAACCTCAGGCTACTCCCTCACCGAGCAGGACCCCTACAACAACGTGGCCCGCACCGCCATTGAGGCCCTGGCGGCCGTGCTCGGCGGCACCCAAAGCCTGCACACCAACGCGCTGGACGAGGCCATTGCCCTGCCCACCGACTTCTCGGCCCGCATTGCCCGCAACACGCAGCTCTACTTGCAGCACGAAACCGACGTGACGAAAGTGGTGGACCCCTGGGGCGGCTCGTACTACGTCGAAACCCTGACCCACGAGCTGGCCGACCGCGCCTGGGCCCTCATCCAGGAAGTAGAGCAGCTCGGCGGAATGGCCAAGGCCATCGAAACCGGCCTGCCCAAGCTGCGCATCGAGGAAGCCGCCGCCCGCAAGCAGGCCCGCATCGACGCCGGCAAAGAGGTAATTGTGGGCGTGAACAAGTACCAGACCGACGAAAAAACCGAAGTCGAAGTGCTGGACATCGACAACGATGCCGTGCGCGAAAGCCAGCTTGCCCGCCTCACCCACGTGAAGGCCACCCGCGACGACGTGGCCGTGAAAGTGGCCCTGGCCGCCCTCACCGAAGCCGCCGGCCTGCGCCTGGCCGACGTAGCCGCCGAGGCCCAGGGCCCCGAAGCCATGCCGCACAACCTGCTGGCCCTGGCCGTAACCGCCGCCCGGGCCCGCGCCACGCTGGGCGAAATCTCGGACGCACTGGAGGCCATGTACGGCCGCCACCAAGCCACCACCCGCACCGTGGCGGGCGTGTACTCGCAGGAAATGAGCCACAACGAGGAATTTGCCCGGGCCCGGGCCGCCGCCGATGCCTTCGCCGCCACCGAGGGCCGCCGCCCGCGCATGCTGGTGGCCAAAATGGGCCAGGACGGCCACGACCGGGGCGCGAAAATCATCGCCACGAGCTTCGCCGACGTGGGCTTCGACGTGGACCTGGCCCCCCTCTTCCAAACCCCTGGCGAAGTGGCCCGCCAGGCCGTGGACAACGACGTGCACGTGGTGGGCGTGAGCAGCCTCGCCGCCGGCCACAAAACCCTGCTGCCCCTGCTCATCCAGGAGCTAAAGGACCAAGGCCGGCCCGACATCCTGGTCATCGCCGGCGGCGTCATCCCCGCCCAGGACTACCAGTTCCTCTTCAACGCCGGCGTGGCCGGCGTGTACGGCCCCGGGACGGTGATTGCCAAAGCTGCGCAGGAGATTTTGGAAAAGTTGGAGGGGTAA
- a CDS encoding OsmC family peroxiredoxin, translating into MADHAGKAVWNGDIKGSGTLTTDSGQLNAPYSAGSRFEGKPGTNPEELIGAAHAGCYTMYLTSVLTKHGHTIENITTTSTVTMNPNNGHPVIEHIHVNTVGKVTGGNITPDDFQKHAEDAKANCPVSKVLSAVPKMTLEAKLA; encoded by the coding sequence ATGGCAGATCACGCAGGCAAGGCCGTTTGGAACGGCGACATCAAAGGCAGCGGCACCCTTACTACCGACAGCGGCCAGCTCAACGCGCCGTACTCGGCTGGCAGCCGCTTCGAAGGCAAGCCCGGCACCAACCCCGAGGAGCTGATTGGCGCCGCCCACGCTGGCTGCTACACCATGTACCTCACGAGCGTGCTCACCAAGCACGGCCACACCATCGAGAACATCACCACGACCAGCACCGTGACGATGAACCCCAACAACGGCCACCCGGTCATCGAGCACATCCACGTGAACACCGTGGGCAAGGTGACGGGCGGCAACATCACCCCCGACGATTTCCAGAAGCACGCCGAAGACGCCAAGGCCAACTGCCCGGTGTCAAAGGTGCTGAGCGCCGTGCCCAAGATGACGCTCGAAGCCAAGCTGGCGTAG
- a CDS encoding 5'-nucleotidase C-terminal domain-containing protein produces MLRSFRFTAAALALLAAAGCQRGPYRPTAHFVPATSQPVGKTQAEDPAVAALIRPYHDKVTAEMQGVLGTAPVALTKKAGESPLANFVADLQRQRAAEVLHEPVPLSVMSNGGLRASLPAGPVTLGNVFELMPFENELVVLDAPAATVQQLFDYAAHVKMAISGATYTATPDGHAQDIRIGGQPFDAAQAKPYAIAISDYLAGGGDNMVFFKNIAPRHTGVLLRTAIADHIRDLTKAGQPVTAQVEGRVKVN; encoded by the coding sequence ATGCTGCGTTCTTTTCGTTTCACGGCCGCCGCGCTGGCCCTGCTGGCCGCTGCCGGCTGCCAGCGGGGCCCCTACCGGCCCACGGCTCACTTCGTGCCCGCTACGAGCCAGCCGGTGGGCAAAACCCAGGCCGAAGACCCCGCCGTAGCCGCCCTCATCCGGCCCTACCACGACAAGGTGACGGCCGAAATGCAGGGCGTGCTGGGCACCGCCCCGGTGGCCCTGACGAAGAAAGCGGGCGAATCGCCGCTGGCCAATTTTGTAGCCGACTTGCAGCGCCAGCGCGCCGCCGAGGTGCTGCACGAGCCCGTGCCGCTGAGCGTGATGAGCAACGGGGGCCTGCGCGCCAGCCTGCCCGCGGGGCCCGTCACGCTGGGCAACGTGTTCGAGCTAATGCCGTTCGAGAACGAGCTAGTGGTGCTGGACGCGCCGGCCGCCACCGTGCAGCAGTTGTTCGACTATGCCGCCCACGTGAAGATGGCCATCTCGGGGGCCACCTACACGGCCACGCCCGACGGCCACGCCCAGGACATTCGCATCGGCGGCCAGCCCTTCGACGCCGCTCAGGCCAAGCCCTATGCCATCGCCATTTCCGACTACCTGGCCGGGGGCGGCGACAACATGGTGTTCTTCAAAAACATTGCCCCACGCCACACCGGCGTGCTGCTGCGCACCGCCATCGCCGACCACATTCGCGACTTAACCAAGGCCGGCCAGCCCGTCACGGCCCAGGTCGAAGGCCGGGTGAAGGTCAACTAA
- a CDS encoding GH3 auxin-responsive promoter family protein, whose protein sequence is MGLKSTLSRPLAVYVAHRDRQWQRAPVAAQLRLLGQLAAAGAPTAFGQAHGLGALRTPADLARLVPVRDYEGLKPYFDRTQAGEADVLWPGRPLYLAKTSGTTSGTKYIPITRASIGNHINGARDALLHYVHATGRSQFLDGKLMFLSGSPVLEQHHGIATGRLSGIANHHVPAYLRRNQLPSYEANIIEDWEAKLDRIVEETLPEDLTLISGIPPWVQMYFDKLIQLTGRPIKDVFPNLNLFVYGGVNFAPYRAKLFESIGRPIDSIELFPASEGFLAFQDQPGNPGLLLLLNSGIFFEFVPAERFFEENPPRLTIADVELDRQYAVVLTSNAGLWGYSLGDTVRFVSLAPHRVVVTGRLKHFLSAFGEHVIGEEVEGALREAMRQFPAVEVVEFTVAPRVSADPAQPSRHEWLVEFARAPADAAVFAGALDGALRQRNTYYDDLRRGNILVPLQLTPLPPGAFQRHMKRLGKLGGQNKVPRLSNDRALAEGLLENS, encoded by the coding sequence ATGGGACTAAAATCGACGCTGAGCCGGCCCCTGGCGGTCTACGTGGCGCACCGCGACCGCCAGTGGCAGCGCGCGCCGGTGGCCGCGCAGCTGCGGCTGCTGGGCCAGCTGGCCGCCGCCGGGGCCCCCACGGCCTTCGGCCAGGCGCACGGCCTGGGGGCCCTGCGCACGCCCGCCGACCTGGCCCGCCTAGTGCCCGTGCGCGACTACGAGGGCCTAAAGCCGTACTTCGACCGCACCCAGGCCGGCGAGGCCGACGTGCTCTGGCCCGGCCGGCCGCTGTACCTGGCCAAAACCAGCGGTACCACCAGCGGCACTAAGTACATCCCCATCACTCGCGCTAGCATCGGCAACCACATCAACGGGGCCCGCGACGCGCTGCTGCACTACGTGCACGCCACCGGCCGCAGTCAGTTTTTGGACGGTAAGCTCATGTTCCTCAGCGGCTCGCCGGTGCTGGAGCAGCACCACGGCATTGCCACCGGCCGCCTCTCGGGCATCGCCAACCACCACGTGCCCGCCTACCTGCGCCGCAACCAGCTGCCGAGCTACGAGGCCAACATTATCGAGGACTGGGAAGCCAAACTCGACCGCATCGTGGAGGAAACGCTGCCCGAAGACCTGACCCTGATTTCGGGCATTCCGCCCTGGGTGCAGATGTACTTTGACAAGCTCATTCAGCTCACCGGCCGGCCCATTAAGGACGTTTTCCCGAACCTCAACCTGTTCGTGTACGGCGGCGTCAACTTCGCCCCCTACCGCGCTAAGCTCTTCGAAAGCATCGGCCGGCCCATCGACAGCATCGAGCTGTTCCCGGCCTCCGAGGGCTTTCTGGCCTTCCAGGACCAGCCCGGCAACCCCGGCCTGCTGCTGCTGCTGAACAGCGGCATTTTCTTTGAGTTTGTGCCCGCCGAGCGGTTTTTTGAAGAAAACCCGCCCCGCCTCACCATTGCCGACGTGGAGCTGGACCGCCAGTACGCCGTCGTGCTCACCTCCAACGCCGGCCTGTGGGGCTACTCGCTCGGCGACACGGTGCGCTTCGTGAGCCTGGCTCCGCACCGGGTGGTGGTCACGGGCCGCCTCAAGCACTTCCTCTCGGCCTTCGGCGAGCACGTCATCGGCGAGGAAGTGGAAGGGGCCCTGCGCGAAGCCATGCGGCAATTCCCGGCGGTGGAAGTGGTGGAATTCACCGTGGCCCCGCGCGTGAGCGCCGACCCCGCGCAGCCCTCGCGCCACGAGTGGCTGGTAGAGTTTGCCCGGGCCCCGGCCGATGCCGCCGTCTTCGCCGGGGCCCTGGACGGGGCCCTGCGCCAGCGCAATACCTACTACGACGACCTGCGCCGGGGCAACATCCTGGTGCCGTTGCAGCTCACGCCGCTGCCGCCCGGCGCGTTCCAGCGCCACATGAAGCGCCTGGGCAAGCTCGGCGGCCAAAACAAGGTGCCCCGCCTGAGCAACGACAGGGCCCTGGCGGAGGGGCTGTTGGAGAATTCGTAA
- a CDS encoding Uma2 family endonuclease, whose amino-acid sequence METLAVELSEYELERGKPMPSENHGSIQLNIGFELKLRYREAFRFRSEINIAVAERIMVPDIGIFPYVKVDLMHDNIVAQQMPLTTIEILSPTQALDELIDKAAKYFDAGVKSCWIVLPQLQAVVVYASPTNYTFFHGAQTLADPATGIELPLGPLFE is encoded by the coding sequence ATGGAAACGCTTGCCGTCGAACTTTCCGAATACGAACTGGAACGCGGAAAACCTATGCCCAGCGAGAACCACGGAAGTATCCAGCTTAACATCGGATTTGAATTGAAGCTTCGCTACCGGGAAGCTTTCCGTTTCCGCTCGGAAATAAATATTGCCGTTGCGGAGCGCATAATGGTCCCCGACATAGGCATTTTTCCCTACGTGAAGGTTGATTTGATGCACGATAATATTGTGGCGCAGCAGATGCCTCTTACAACTATCGAAATTCTCTCGCCCACCCAGGCGCTGGATGAATTGATCGACAAAGCTGCTAAGTATTTTGATGCTGGCGTAAAATCCTGCTGGATTGTGTTGCCGCAACTGCAAGCTGTGGTGGTCTATGCTTCGCCTACTAATTACACGTTCTTCCACGGCGCCCAGACCCTGGCCGACCCGGCCACGGGCATTGAACTGCCGCTGGGGCCCCTGTTTGAGTAG
- a CDS encoding bifunctional metallophosphatase/5'-nucleotidase, which translates to MQRRDFLRNSLLGTAGLTTLGALANAAVAAPAAKAPVKLTILHTNDMHSRIEPFPEGGGQWAGLGGMARRSALIAGVRAKEPNVLLLDSGDIFQGTPYFNFFGGELEYKLMTRMGYDASTLGNHDFDNGLDGLGRQLPNAGFPFLIANYDFSKTPLAGKFQPYKVFVKQGVRVGVFGLGIELAGLVGDKNFGQTQYLDPVAKAKEVVAQLRGPEKCDMVICLSHLGYKYDNEKIDDRKLAAQVAGLDLILGGHTHTFMDAPEPIQGPDGHAALINQVGWSGINLGRLDYEFAPGAKRGGLASAAVVPVRGAC; encoded by the coding sequence ATGCAACGCCGCGATTTCCTCCGTAATTCTTTGCTTGGCACCGCCGGCCTCACCACGCTGGGGGCCCTGGCCAACGCCGCCGTGGCGGCCCCTGCCGCCAAAGCACCAGTGAAGCTCACCATCCTGCACACCAACGACATGCATTCGCGCATCGAGCCGTTTCCTGAGGGTGGTGGGCAGTGGGCGGGCCTGGGCGGCATGGCCCGGCGCTCGGCCCTGATTGCCGGCGTGCGGGCCAAGGAGCCCAACGTGCTGCTGCTCGACTCGGGCGATATTTTCCAGGGCACGCCGTACTTCAACTTCTTCGGCGGCGAGCTGGAATACAAGCTGATGACCCGCATGGGCTACGACGCCAGCACCCTCGGCAACCACGATTTCGACAACGGCCTCGACGGCCTCGGGCGCCAATTGCCCAACGCCGGCTTCCCGTTCCTCATCGCCAACTACGACTTCTCGAAGACGCCGCTGGCCGGTAAGTTTCAGCCCTACAAGGTGTTTGTGAAGCAGGGCGTACGCGTGGGCGTGTTCGGGTTGGGCATTGAGCTGGCCGGGCTGGTGGGCGACAAAAACTTCGGCCAAACCCAGTACCTCGACCCCGTGGCCAAGGCCAAGGAAGTGGTGGCCCAGCTGCGGGGCCCCGAGAAGTGCGACATGGTGATTTGCCTCTCGCACCTGGGCTACAAGTACGACAACGAAAAAATCGACGACCGCAAGCTGGCCGCCCAAGTGGCCGGCCTCGACCTGATTTTGGGCGGCCACACCCACACGTTCATGGACGCGCCCGAGCCCATCCAGGGCCCCGACGGCCACGCCGCCCTCATCAACCAAGTGGGCTGGTCGGGCATCAACCTCGGGCGGCTCGACTACGAATTTGCGCCCGGGGCTAAGCGCGGCGGGCTGGCCAGTGCCGCCGTGGTGCCCGTGCGCGGGGCCTGCTAA